The following DNA comes from Cygnus olor isolate bCygOlo1 chromosome 15, bCygOlo1.pri.v2, whole genome shotgun sequence.
AGGACTGTAGCTCTAGCTGATCAAACAGCGCTGCTACACACAGCACTATGTGGTGAGACAGCGATCCCAGCAGGGGGCTATAACCTGAGATGAAGCTTTGCCCAGTGAATGTAGCACTGGAAAGCTCCGCGCTCTGCTTGCTGGTATCTAAACCATCCGGTGACTCGTAACTTGCCATGTGGCTGTTTGCTCTAGTAGAAGTTTCACCAgggagcagtgtgctcaggaTTGACGCTGTGTTCTCTCCCTACAGGACCACACCAAAGTCATCTTGTGCCCTCTCATGGCTGCTGTCACATATATAGATGAGAAACGGGACTTCCGCACGTACAAGCTGAGCCTCATTGAGGAGCATGGATGCTGCAAGGAGCTGGCCAGCCGACTACGCTATGCTCGCACCATGGTGGAGAAACTCCTCAGTTCAAAGTCTGGCTCAGCCCGTGTGAAACCCTCTGCTTAGGTCTTGGTCTTGATGGAATCAACATCTGTGCCGAACTGGCCCAGCTGTGGACAGGGAAGTCTGTTAGCATCCCTGCTTGTACTGTAACCTGCCATCACATAGCTGGGCTCCCGCTCCTGGGTATGGCCTAGCTGCCCCCAAGGGAGCCCCTGATGCTGTGAGGAATGGTCCTGTGTTCACTGTGAGCGGTGCACAAAGGGGCTTCTTGCTCCTCCCTCCCCATacaaagtctattttttttaattacatatataGTCTTTTTTCATAATTTCCAAAAGCTTGACTCAAAACAACCCTCTTGTTGGAGGTTCTTGGGCCTTCTAATGAGACAAAGTGTGGGGTTCTCCCCAGAACTATCATGTAAGTTTATTTGTACGTCTGCCTGATGCTCTGGGCTCGTTCCATTTTGTAGCAGCATAAGTAAGATATTTAATGTGCCCCAGTTGGGACTGAGCAGTCAGCCTTTTAATACTGAACTTGATCTACATGAAAGGTAAACTTTTGTATATTGCATAACTTGATTAAAGATTGTTTGCTGTATAGTGTCTGGCTTGTCTTGACTCCCTTTGGCTCCTTGTAAGAGAAGTAGCAGCATGTTGCCCCCAGCTTTCCCCCCTGCATCCCCTGACCAAGACCTGTCATCTTCAGGAGCTTGTGCTGTGTGACTCCTAACAGCCTCGGACTGAGCTGAGCCCTGGACTTGCCCTTTGGCtacaccaaaagaaaacacaaggaaCAGACTGGGGGCTTATCACAGGAGCTGTGCTCTAATCAGTACCTGTAGGCCAGTAGTTAGAAAAGGGGAAGGCGGGGAAAAGCTTTTCTATTTGATCAGCTCTATTTACAACGTGAAATAAAGCCATAAGTGTGACTACACAGTTAGCAAAATAGCTTGCCCCAGAAACTCAGTGCTGACAGTTAGCACATACTAGTGCTCTCATAccagtttgtttttaagcagaaaaacattttattttttataacattttatacAAAATGTTCTATGCTATACactgttctgaaaataatggATCCATGGATCATCCCCCATGTAACCAAACCCCACACCCCAGCAGGGAGGAATTAGGCTGCATCAAAGTTATTGCTCTTCAGAGAGGAAGGCCTCGCCCAggggctcctggggctgggttCCCCTTGGCACTGTCAGCTTACAGCAGCTGCGGGGAGCTCCACACAGCGAGGTCTGCAGCTGCCGTGTGTttgggaggaggcagagctgctgccacatCAGCTCCCAGGCTGCCCGCAGGCCCTATGGGTGCTTCACCCATGGCCAGGCTTGCATGAGACAGGGCTTGACCTCAGCCCCAGGAGGTGTCATAAACCAGAAGGTCCATGGGAAATGCGCCCCGGGCAGCACGCAGCTGtgagcctgtgctgctgctgtcgcTCCAGGCCTGgagaagctgggggggggggggctgcaggcacaggcCCGAGTTCAGAGAGAAAGCATCGGCAGGGGAGAAGAGGTTTCCCTCTTGCTTGCCTTTCTTTATGTCCTGAGAAAACTGCCCACAAACAGCGGCATGGCTCTTTTGCAGTACAAACTGACCCTGGTCTGAGGACTAACGGGTATCTGGCCTAACGACAGGCTGCTGCTCACCGAGAGGGAGAAAACCTTTCCCTCAGCTAGGCTGAGATAAAAACACTTCATTATCAGGATTGTGGTGGAGGCCTCAAGCCTCCCTCCGGGGCTGGCCATGCCATGCCCTCTGCAGGCCCAATGCAAAGAGCACGACCAGAGCCCTAGGAGCAGATGCTAAACGCTGATCTGCTCGCCCTCAGCTGGGGTGAAGGACCTCATCCAGCATCAGGACTGCTGTGTCGGTCCTCCTGGTCACCTCTGTGCGTTAAACACACGCTCAGACAGCTCTTCCACAGGCACACAGCCCAGGAAGAACCACAGGAATGACACGTGCTGATCCTCTGAGGAACGGCACGCTGGCTCCGGGCCCAACGCAGCAGTCAAGCTGCTCCTTCAGCTACTCCCAAGAAAATTCtttcaatgcctttttttttcccctgacttcGCAAAGTACTGTCTGTGCAGTAGAGCTATTCTGTTCTCTGACAGAAGGGTCTTCAGGCTCCTGAGCCTGACCACGGCCCTTGGGGCTCAGCAGACCAAGGAGAGCCAGCCCAAGGCCAGCCCGCGCCCATCGCTGCTGGCCCCCGCTGTCCGCACCCCTGTGGGCACCGGGTCCTGGGTCCCagacaccccccccctcccccccccttcccggCCAAGGCAGCCGTGCACAGGTCAGACGGatgctggggagcccagggcCGGTGGCAGCGCTGGGCTGCTGGACAACGGGCAGAAGGCGGGTGTGCCTGGTGCTCTGAGCACGGCGCCTCCTGCCTTCTCCTCAGAAAGATGTCCCCCCGGAGTCCCTGTGCCCAGTGGCAGCCGAGCTCCCCGACGGCCCAGGGCCACGCAGGGACCCCAGCAGGGGCTCCCCGCAGGAGCCCCCTTCCCCCTCAGCCAGGGCAGGACAgggcacaggggctgcagcacagcagcggTGCCTAAATCCTGTCAGTGACCCCAAAAGGGGCAGTGCCCCAGCAAGCgctgcttcagctgcagagaTGGGACACGGGCGCTGGCGCCCCACCTGCCGGGAGCCTGGCACCCGAGGAGcggcggccgcagccccccgctgcCGAGCCCCGGCACGGTGCCCGCTCACCTCCCCGCGCCTCCCGGCTCCGGGACGTAGTAGGGACGGAAGAGCCGCTCGCGGGCACAGAGCCGCATGGTGCTGTGCGTGTGCAGCAACAGCCGCGGGAAGCGGGAGGTGAAGTACTGCACAAAGCCTTCGGGGACGGAGCCCAGTGCCTCCTGGACGTTGGCGGGCAGCTCGTGGTAGTGATGCTTCTGCAGGACAGAGGGCTTAGTGAGGGGCGACCGGCACGGCGCGCAGCCCGGCCGCGGGGCAGGGGCCGTACCTTGTTCCTCATGGCCCGCAGGAGGTCGCGCACCGAGCCGCCCTTGTAGGTGCGGAACTTCCTCAGGTCTGgggagaaagcagagcagaggcgCAGCAGCGTGGTGAGTGCCCCTGGGAAGccagagccctgcaggagcccctgctctgcccttccaAGGGCTGCATCTTTATCTCCCCTGGATTTTTGGCTCCCGGACACCTGGAGGTGCCCCATGGCCAGTAAATGACACCAGACCCAGAAGGCTCCATTCCCCGCGTGCTTCTgcatgcagcaggagggcacTGCGTGAGCCCAGAGCCTGTGCTCTTACCTGTCTGCAGCGGGAGGGAGATGTGCATCCTCCAGTTCGTCCTCACCACCGAGCGGCCGCCTGCCTCCAGCGCCGCCACGATGGCCCCCTCGGCTGGCTCCTTCTCGATGCGGTCACTGACGTCCTGCACCACAGAGCAGGGACTGGGACGGGCGCTGGCACTGGCACTGGCTCTGGTCCCATGCCCGCCCCGGCCAGCAccagagcacagagctgcagggacTGGGGGGACACGCAGCGCATCCAGCATGGGAGGGGTTGTTTAGTGCTGACCCCAAACTGGGGGAACAGGGGAACACCCCTTGCGAAAGGAGCTCAAAATGAGCACGGTGAATACACATGGCTGTTTCCAGCACTTTTTCAGCCCACCTGCAGCCCACACGGTGCCAGCTGTGCTCAGACCACACCTAAAGGCACTGCCCAGCTGGACTCAGCACTCTCACCTGGAAgaactgcagctgcttctctgcaCTCCAGAAGAAGGGGTGCATAAGGACCACGGGGGCCGAGGGGCGCTTCTGGGGCTCGCCACTGATCATTGACACAATCAGCTCTCTTGCAACAACCTTGTCTTGAATGCAAAACAGGAGAGAGCGCTAAGCGAGGCCGCAGGGAGGACGGGGCACGCCGCACAGCCTGGCACGGGGCAGTTGCTGCAGGCACCGGTCTCTGGGCAGCCTCACCGTGCgcctcctcctgcaggcagggcagctggTAAGCGCCCGCCAGGATGTTGGCCTGTCGCCGCAAGCTGTCCCCGAACGGGTGCTGCCCTCCTGACACCACGTAGTAGAAGACGCAGCCGGCTGAGAAGATGTCCACAGCGCACGTCTGCAAGACACAGACAGGGAGATGGGACCCTCGCAGCAGAGGGCGAGGAAAGCTTTACACCCCCCGCTTTTCCACTCTTCTATGTGAACGCCCGGTCGTTAGCTACAGCTTTAGCCAGGCAGCAACACTGAGACACCGCGGCACTGCTGGTAAGTGCAAGGCGCAAGGGCTCCTGCCTGCCAAGCTTTCCAGAGCAGGGACGGTGTCTCCCTAGGCCAGCGAtgccccccagcacctcggGTCCTCATCAGGGAAGAGGTTTTTCAGGGACACTGACACAAGCCAGGACTCCACAGCCAGATGAACAcgggagagctgctgctgccttaaACGTCTGCGCAAGCTGATCCTAGCACGAGGTTACGTGAAGCGCGTTGCCAACAGCAGCCCGTGCCCTGCCAGGCCCATCAGCAaccagctcccagcaggaaCAGGATCGATCCCTGGGGCACGCAGATGTCACCACCACCACGTGCCCCATGCTTCCAAGCACCAGAGCCAAGTGTCGGAGGGCCGCGATGGGGCTCCGGCCTCGCCAGGCCCCGGGCTCTGCCTCTCCACGGCAAAGGGGAggacagcaggaggcagctgctgcccggGTGGTGTGCACTGCTGCTGCGCTCGGGCTGGCTTTCGCTCTCAGATCTCTGGTCTTAATTGTGCATTTCAGCGGCACACCACAAGGCTGCTGCAAGCAAGGAGGACGCAGCAAAGAAAGGCTCAAGGAGCACGCTAAGCAGGACGGAGGTGGCCACGGCTCACTGACGGGGTTCTCCTTCGgggcctcctgcagcacctcgGGCGCAATCCACCCCTCGGTGCCGGGGATGCCGGAGCGCAGGCTGAAGCTGTGCCGCCCCCCCTGGAGCTTCTTGCACAGGCCGAAGTCAGAGATGATGGCTCGGATCTGCCCGTGGCTATTCGGGACAGAGATGAGGATGTTACAGGGCTTCAGGTCACGATGAACTGCAAGAGACAGTTTGCAGCGTTACCTGCAGGCGTGGCCCCGTGCTGCAGGGCTGATGCCGGAGGTGCTGCTGGGatgagcagggctgcagcacaccTCCTGCACGCCCAGCCGCTCCCAACAGCGACCGGTCCGAATGCTGCAGCACCGCGGGCTTGGCTGGGGACAGGACACAGGGCCCACACACATGCATCGATGCAAGGGACGCTGCCCTCTTACCGATGTTGAGGGAGTGCAGGTGTGCCAGGCCTGACATGGTCTGGTGCAGGACAGACACCGGGTCCAGGCTGCGCCGATTGAAGCTGGGGCTCTCCACGTACTGGAAACAGGGAGACAGAAAGATGTGCAGAGGCCTGAGGGACTGGACAAACAAGGCAAGGCTGGGCAGGAGAAACTTCTCACTAGGCTGACGGAGGTGGAAGGAGATGAGCGTTCAGATGTACGAGCCCTTTTAGAGGCCATCCCGTGCCTGAGGCCTGCCATCTCCAGGCTGACCAGccggcagctgcagcacacGGCCCTCACTGTGCCCTCCGCCAGGGAGGGCTCCCAGCCAGAGCTACCGGCTGCACGCCGTGCTCGCCACGCGCACCCCCGGCTCCTGCAGGACCTCGCTAGCGGGATGGGTGGAACTGGGAGCCTTCCCCTGGGGACCAGCTGCGTGGCGGGgacggggcaggcagggctgatGGGCAGCCACCGGGCAGCAGCCGCGAGGTGCGAGGTGCAGGCTCACCTCCTGCAGcgtggcagagcagagctcgATGGCGATGTAGTGGAACTGCTTGTCCCTCTCGGTGCAGAAGTAGCGCACGACGTGGGGGTGCTCGTCCGACTCACGGAGCAGCTGCACCTCGCGGTCCACCAGGTGGAAACACTCGGGCAGGAGGCGCTTCACGGCCACGTTCCGGCCATCGAAGTGTCCCCTGCGTGCAGACGTCCGGTGACAGCAGCACCCACCACCAggcacagcagagcccagcgcTGCAGAGGCACGGCCCAGACAGGCTCTGGGCGATGCCAGACTcgtccctcagcaccctcagcaCGGGAGCGATGCCCGGAGCCATAAGCAGGCAGAAATCTCTGCACCGAGCAGGGCACCAGGCGTTCAGGTGAACGTTTTTGTAGGAAAACAACGTCCCTCGCTTTTTACTGTGGTTGCCCTTGGGGAAGGCGCTGCAGGCAGACCCACGGGAACTCCCCTGCACACCAGACCCACCAAGGGAGCGGGCTGCCCGCGGCGGGCAGGGCCCAGCCTGCTCCCGACAGCGCGGGGCAGAGGAGGGGTGGcggaggggcaggggcaggcagggcgaTGTGCCAGCACGGCCAgctgcccccgctgcccccgctACCGAAGGCCACGAGCCCAGCTCTCCAGGTCGGTTTGATAAGGGCTGGATAAGGGGAAGGTGGCAACCCTCTCAGAAAAACCTCTGAACTGCCCAGATGCCAGGCGGGGAAGGCGCCTGCCACAGAGCTGCGCTGGTGGCTCCCAGGCAGAAGTGGAGGGAGGAGGCCTGCGCAGGCATCCCAGGTGCCACCCACCTGAAGACAAAGGTTCCTCCAGCTCCGTGGCCCAGCACATCCTTGGGGTTAAAAGAAATTTTCCCGACTACGATCACACCTGGTTCCACATCTGCAAAGACAGGCATCTTTCAGCCTTTAAGCGCTAGTCAGTCCTATATGAAGGACATCCATTTCTTTAACCACCTGGTTGTCTCTTGGGCCCTACAACTGCCaaacttcctctgcagcccATCCCTATCCAACACCAGCGCTTGCATCTCCACCCCCTCAGCTGCATATGGAGCCATCCTATCTGCAGggcctctctgctcctgctttggATGACACCACCTGCCCAGCCTCTTCTCAGCCTCCACAAGCCTCCAGGttgtggatttgtttttctgagaggTTCCACATTGTGGAGGAGGAGACGTGGACATTCCCACAAGGGGCTGCAGGCCCGCAGGACAGAGAGCCCCTCGCTCCCTTCCCACTCCCAGCAGCACGCACCTCCAGCAGCCACCGGCGCAGCTGGCTCCGGGCCGACCACCCCGTTGGCTGGGTCCTTCaggcgggcagcggggcccgAGCTCTGCGAGAGCCGAGACGTGCTTCCATGACCCCCCTCTGGCTCCccgggctccccagggacacccTCGCCAGAGACCCGGGGCGGgagcagcatctcctgctgctgctgctgcaagagcTGAATTtgcttctccagctgctgctgctgcgcttCGTGCTGCCTCTGCAGTTTCTGGAGCACAAAGAACAAATGGCCTCAGCTGCTGGTAGCCCCGCGGAGCCCAGGGCACCGGCACCGCTCCGGCACAAGCAgtttccagccctgcagcaggcaggcaggtgtGGGGGGTCAGGAGCCCACACACcgtgaggagcagcagcaggatgcccCCACCCAGCAGGGCGCTGCCAAGGCCGGCCAGCACCACGTCCCAGCTGCCGGACTCCGGGTACACCTccacctgctccctgctggcGTCGGATGGAAGCTGCCCCTCGCTGCTCCGCACAGCCGGCTCCTCCACGCTGCTCGGGGCCAGGAACTGCaacacgggggggggggcgctggggcTACACCAGCGGGGACCTCCGAGCACTCAGGCTTCgggctccctcccctcccagctgaCCCCCGAAGCTGGGTGGCGCACAGGACCCTCCCGGCGCCGTCCCCACGCTGGCACGCATCGCACCGCCCTGGATGGCCCCGACCCTTCTGCGGCCCCGCACAGCCCGGGGCTCCCCCGTGCAGAGCAGCGACCCAGCGGGGCCCCGCCGCTCACGTTGTCAAACACGGTCCTGGCAGGGGAGCTCCGGGGAATGATGGTTTCTGTCGTCTTCCTCAGATTCTCCGGGAAGGCTCTGAGCATCGTGGTGTGGACCACAGGAGGCAGCTCGTGGTGCCCTGGGGCgagaggaaagcagagataGCCACCGCCCGGCCTCTGGGCACAGCCTCAGCCCGCTCATCCGCGTGGTGTGGGCTCGCCAGGCAGCTGTGGTGTcctggggaagggcagcaggAACGGCAGCAGGAACGGCTATGGCCTGCTGGCTCCGTCCCAGAGATGGgacctggagcagcagcagccagcggAGAAAGGCACGGGGCGAGATCCCCTGCCCTCTCGCAGCACTTGGCCTGGGCCGCCCTGAGACACCGGCTTCATTCCCAAACACACCGCCACAGCGGGGCCACTCCTGCCACCTCGCTGCAAGTGCGGCCATGGAGCAAGCCAACTGATCAGCACCGGTTTGCATGGCTCTGGAGGTCCAGCACTGGTGTGCACGGCTCCGCCGGCAGCACCACAGCCAGCGGCACGGGAAGTGTCAGGGCCCCTGCACCCCCCGATGGGGAGGGGTAGGGCTACGACCCCAGGCAGAGCCATCACGGTCCCTGGGGATGAATCACAGCCGTGCTGCTGCCACGCCACGGAGCGCCCTCACGCCTTCCCCTGGGGCCTGCCGCGGTTCCGCACCTATCAGGAGCCACTGGTTGCGCATCGAGGTGATGCTGCCCTGCGGGTACTTGACGTCGGTGCTGGGAGTGATCTCGCACTCTCCCGACTCTCTCATGGTCACGTCGTCCGTGGTGGGGCCGTCGATCCTGGCCAGCGTGATGCCCTGCGGCTGAAGGACGGAGCAGTGGGGACGTGACACGTGCCAGGGCTCCCCCGGCACAgggagccccgcggggcagTGAGGACACTCACCACCAGCGCCACGCTGTCGTGGACCAGCGAGGTCAAGGCGTAGAAGCTGGCCGCGTACTTCCCCACATAGAGCGCAGGCCTGCAGCGCAGGGAAAGCGTCAGCCCCCAAGCGTGAGAGGCGTGACACCACCAGTTGTCAGAGCCAGGGCCCACCGGCGTCCCCAGTGCCGCCCTCGGGCTGTGACACCAGTGGGTGCTCTGCCTCAGAACGAAGCCGCCCCCGCCCGGAGCCTCCCCAGCAGGGCCCTgcagccgcagccccctccccgcagccccccggtcACGTACAGCAGCTGGGTCTTGGTGGCCGTGAAGTCCTTCACGGTCTGGTAGCTCCCCCTGATGAGGTGGATGTCCTGCGAGTGGAAGGTCAGGTAGCGCAGCGTCTCCATGGCCAGGTTGAGGTGGGGGACGCGGCGGAGGCTGTCTTGGTGCCACAGGTAGATGCCGACCACGGGAGAGC
Coding sequences within:
- the ERN2 gene encoding serine/threonine-protein kinase/endoribonuclease IRE2; this encodes MGGPAALLLLLLLRAAPRQCLKSSAVTVPETLLFISTLDGNLHAVSKSTGDIKWTLKDDPILQVPVYVAEPAFLPDPNDGSLYILGGKNKEGLMKLPFTIPELVQSSPCRSSDGVLYTGKKQDTWFVVDPKSGEKQTTLSTEASDGLCPSSPLLYIGRTQYVITMYDTKSRELRWNATYSDYSAPLCEESYPYKMSHFASSGDGLVVTLDKESGEVLWAHNYGSPVVGIYLWHQDSLRRVPHLNLAMETLRYLTFHSQDIHLIRGSYQTVKDFTATKTQLLPALYVGKYAASFYALTSLVHDSVALVPQGITLARIDGPTTDDVTMRESGECEITPSTDVKYPQGSITSMRNQWLLIGHHELPPVVHTTMLRAFPENLRKTTETIIPRSSPARTVFDNFLAPSSVEEPAVRSSEGQLPSDASREQVEVYPESGSWDVVLAGLGSALLGGGILLLLLTKLQRQHEAQQQQLEKQIQLLQQQQQEMLLPPRVSGEGVPGEPGEPEGGHGSTSRLSQSSGPAARLKDPANGVVGPEPAAPVAAGDVEPGVIVVGKISFNPKDVLGHGAGGTFVFRGHFDGRNVAVKRLLPECFHLVDREVQLLRESDEHPHVVRYFCTERDKQFHYIAIELCSATLQEYVESPSFNRRSLDPVSVLHQTMSGLAHLHSLNIVHRDLKPCNILISVPNSHGQIRAIISDFGLCKKLQGGRHSFSLRSGIPGTEGWIAPEVLQEAPKENPTCAVDIFSAGCVFYYVVSGGQHPFGDSLRRQANILAGAYQLPCLQEEAHDKVVARELIVSMISGEPQKRPSAPVVLMHPFFWSAEKQLQFFQDVSDRIEKEPAEGAIVAALEAGGRSVVRTNWRMHISLPLQTDLRKFRTYKGGSVRDLLRAMRNKKHHYHELPANVQEALGSVPEGFVQYFTSRFPRLLLHTHSTMRLCARERLFRPYYVPEPGGAGR